One region of Camelina sativa cultivar DH55 chromosome 6, Cs, whole genome shotgun sequence genomic DNA includes:
- the LOC104793719 gene encoding putative pectinesterase 10, with protein sequence MKGMALHSLCYSSYYKVCLMAMLLSMYGSTAWGEYSIQINSTISVNPNGAGNFTTIQSAIDSIPLYNQNWILILIENGTYNEKVKIPYNKGYVYLQGRGIEKTIIAYNDHQFTDTSSTFTAFPDNIIITGITFRNTYNIESIDTPIKPAVAARLLGDKYVVLDSSFDGFQDTLYDCLGRHYYKRCVITGGIDFIFGYARSLYEGCTLNMTVGIYAPDRAYGTITAQGNQLPTDEGGFVFNDCTVTGNGKALLGRAWEPYARVIFYRSELSDVILPIGWDAWKAKDQEGHTTFVEYGCIGAGANTSERVPWLKKESEEYVLNLTSRSFINQDGWLDRLPMKF encoded by the exons atgaagggaATGGCATTGCACAGTTTATGTTACTCTTCTTACTACAAGGTGTGTCTTATGGCGATGTTGTTATCGATGTACGGATCTACCGCATGGGGTGAATACTCCATTCAAATAAACAGCACCATTTCCGTTAATCCTAACGGCGCCGGAAATTTCACAACGATCCAAAGTGCAATCGATTCCATCCCTCTTTATAACCAAAACTGGATCCTTATCCTCATAGAAAACGGCACTTACAA CGAGAAAGTGAAGATACCATATAATAAAGGATACGTATATTTGCAAGGAAGAGGAATTGAAAAGACGATAATAGCTTACAACGATCATCAATTCACCGATACTAGCTCCACTTTCACGGCCTTTCCtgacaacatcatcatcacaggAATCACTTTCAGA AATACGTATAACATCGAATCTATAGACACACCAATTAAACCAGCGGTAGCTGCGAGATTGCTTGGAGACAAGTACGTAGTGCTCGACTCTAGTTTTGATGGTTTCCAAGATACATTGTACGACTGTTTAGGCAGACATTACTACAAAAGATGTGTTATCACCGGTGGCATCGACTTCATTTTTGGCTATGCCCGATCCCTTTACGAG GGGTGCACGTTGAATATGACGGTGGGAATCTATGCACCAGACAGAGCGTACGGTACGATAACAGCGCAAGGAAACCAGTTACCGACGGATGAGGGAGGATTCGTGTTCAATGACTGCACCGTTACGGGAAACGGCAAGGCTTTACTGGGACGAGCATGGGAACCTTACGCACGTGTCATCTTTTACCGTTCCGAGTTGAGCGACGTAATTTTGCCAATTGGTTGGGATGCTTGGAAAGCAAAAGACCAAGA GGGCCATACAACATTTGTGGAGTATGGTTGCATTGGAGCCGGAGCAAACACGTCAGAGAGAGTGCCATGGCTCAAGAAGGAGAGTGAAGAATACGTTCTTAACCTCACCAGTCGTTCCTTTATCAACCAAGATGGTTGGCTTGATAGGCTCCCTATGAAATTTTAG
- the LOC104793717 gene encoding transcription factor UPBEAT1: MGVILEGQRKESIWVSMRRQRARRALVKKIMIRPRKSLEASRRPCRAIHRRVKTLKELVPNTKTSEGLDGLFRQTADYILALEMKVRVMQTMVQVLTETDCV, translated from the coding sequence ATGGGAGTAATATTAGAAGGTCAAAGAAAGGAATCGATTTGGGTTTCGATGAGAAGACAAAGGGCTCGAAGGGCACTTGTGAAGAAGATCATGATCCGACCGAGGAAAAGTctagaagcttctagaagaccGTGTCGTGCCATTCATAGACGAGTCAAGACGTTGAAAGAGCTTGTTCCGAACACCAAAACATCAGAAGGTTTAGATGGACTTTTCAGACAAACGGCAGATTATATTTTGGCTTTGGAAATGAAGGTGAGGGTCATGCAGACAATGGTTCAGGTTTTGACCGAAACCGActgtgtttaa
- the LOC104793716 gene encoding probable WRKY transcription factor 23 yields the protein MEFTDFSKTSFYYPSSQGVWDFGDLAAAERNSLGFMELLGSQPHHHHHHHDFATTTTVSPHSLLIETPQTQTQTQLSTKLSSPVSTILEAPPPPDKAASKVESFCSDQFSIHPPATPNSSSISSASSEAVNEEKPKREDNQVEEEEDVQEKSHPHTKKQLKAKKNNNQKKRQREARVAFMTKSEVDHLEDGYRWRKYGQKAVKNSPFPRSYYRCTTASCNVKKRVERSFRDPSTVVTTYEGQHTHISPLTSRPISTGAGFYGSSGAASNLGNGCFGFPIESSTLISPQFQQLVHYHQQQQQQQLLSCFGGVCEYLNNTHANEFGDDDDRVKRSRGLVNKDNGLLQDVVPYHMLKED from the exons atgGAGTTTACAGATTTCTCAAAGACGAGTTTTTACTACCCGTCGTCGCAAGGCGTTTGGGATTTCGGAGATTTAGCGGCGGCGGAGAGGAACTCCTTAGGGTTTATGGAGTTATTAGGTTCtcaacctcatcatcatcatcatcatcacgatttcgctactactactactgtttCCCCTCATTCTCTCCTTATCGAAACGCCGCAGACGCAGACGCAAACGCAGCTTTCGACGAAGCTGTCTTCTCCTGTTTCAACCATCCTTGAAGCTCCTCCACCGCCTGATAAAGCGGCGTCAAAGGTGGAATCTTTTTGTTCGGATCAGTTCTCGATTCATCCACCGGCGACTCCTAACTCATCCTCCATTTCTTCTGCTTCGAGCGAGGCTGTTAATGAAGAGAAACCAAAACGAGAAGACAACcaagtagaagaagaggaagatgtacAAGAGAAGAGTCATCCTCATACTAAGAAACA GTTGAAAGCaaagaagaataataatcagaagaagagacagagagaggcaAGAGTCGCATTCATGACAAAGAGTGAGGTTGATCATCTCGAAGATGGCTACCGCTGGAGAAAATATGGTCAAAAAGCTGTCAAAAACAGTCCTTTTCCCAg GAGTTACTACCGTTGCACAACGGCTTCATGTAATGTGAAGAAGAGAGTAGAGCGATCATTCAGAGATCCAAGCACTGTAGTTACGACCTACGAAGGTCAGCACACACACATTAGTCCACTCACGTCTCGTCCTATCTCCACTGGAGCTGGTTTCTACGGATCATCTGGAGCTGCTTCCAATCTCGGTAATGGTTGCTTTGGCTTTCCTATAGAAAGCTCCACGTTAATCTCCCCTCAGTTCCAACAGCTTGTCCATtaccaccaacaacaacagcaacaacaactcTTGTCTTGTTTTGGAGGAGTCTGCGAGTACCTTAATAATACCCACGCTAATGAGTTTGGTGATGATGACGATCGTGTGAAAAGGAGTCGAGGTTTGGTTAACAAAGATAATGgacttcttcaagatgttgTTCCATATCATATGCTCAAGGAAGACTAG